From the genome of Thermogutta terrifontis, one region includes:
- a CDS encoding sulfatase: protein MFRASLRFTGFLACFIAVGFTGGLLTGGEVGQTVRRPNILWICSDDHAAYVTGCYGNRIVRTPHIDRLAAEGIRFDHAYCNSPICTASRQSFITGRYPRSVGVTLLKTPLPQSEVTLAEMLKEVGYETAAFGKMHFNSSLKHGFDLRLDLPDWQKWRREQPPRPLPAGLNVLPPWRPFKDPARIWLNSMCWPYGAWDSEMSGTFFAQKAAEFLASPHEKPFFLMVSFYEPHSPFHFPVEYRGRHRPEEFTVPEMGPEDDDQIPAIFRDLTDDEKRGINAAYYTSVEFMDKNVGIVLKALEESGLKDNTIVVYIGDHGYMLGHHGRFEKHCSYDPAISAPLIMRYPPVIKPGSSTKAFVEFIDIVPTILDLCGVPIPERVQGKSLRPLLTGETSTHRPYVIVEYAHNDEICLRDERYKLVYIRGKRVRDDGYDPGRPLPGVTIKLFDLASDPGEFYNLANRPEHQERIKRYLDILAEHIKKTERHPEQLPQTNDPLEIIEYGVQPHDVTSAEE from the coding sequence ATGTTCCGAGCAAGCTTGCGATTTACCGGCTTTTTGGCTTGCTTTATTGCGGTCGGTTTTACCGGCGGTCTTTTGACTGGAGGAGAGGTCGGACAAACTGTTCGGCGGCCGAATATCCTGTGGATTTGCTCGGACGATCACGCCGCGTACGTCACCGGCTGCTACGGCAATCGAATCGTTCGCACACCGCACATTGACCGCCTCGCCGCTGAAGGTATTCGATTTGACCATGCGTACTGCAATTCTCCCATTTGCACAGCCTCTCGCCAGTCCTTCATCACGGGACGTTATCCGCGGAGTGTGGGTGTGACTTTGCTGAAAACACCGCTGCCGCAAAGCGAGGTCACACTGGCGGAAATGCTCAAGGAAGTCGGTTATGAGACGGCCGCGTTCGGCAAGATGCATTTCAACAGCTCGCTGAAACATGGATTCGATTTACGCCTGGACTTACCGGACTGGCAGAAGTGGCGTAGAGAACAGCCGCCCCGCCCGCTGCCTGCCGGACTGAACGTTCTACCCCCATGGCGGCCGTTCAAGGATCCCGCACGCATTTGGCTTAACAGCATGTGCTGGCCCTACGGAGCGTGGGACAGCGAGATGTCAGGAACGTTTTTCGCCCAGAAGGCCGCGGAGTTTCTCGCCAGTCCGCACGAAAAACCATTTTTCCTGATGGTCAGTTTCTACGAACCACATTCTCCGTTTCATTTTCCCGTGGAATACCGAGGGCGCCATCGGCCGGAGGAGTTCACCGTTCCGGAAATGGGGCCCGAGGATGACGACCAAATCCCCGCCATTTTTCGCGATTTGACGGATGATGAGAAACGTGGAATCAATGCGGCTTATTACACCTCGGTGGAGTTCATGGACAAAAACGTGGGAATTGTGCTCAAGGCGCTGGAAGAAAGTGGTCTGAAAGACAATACGATTGTCGTGTACATCGGAGACCATGGCTACATGCTCGGTCATCACGGGCGATTTGAAAAACACTGCAGTTATGATCCGGCGATTTCCGCGCCGCTCATCATGCGGTATCCACCTGTCATCAAACCGGGAAGTTCTACCAAGGCGTTTGTGGAGTTTATCGATATCGTGCCTACCATTCTCGACTTGTGCGGAGTGCCCATTCCCGAGCGGGTTCAGGGAAAGTCGTTGCGACCGTTGTTGACGGGAGAAACCAGCACCCATCGGCCCTACGTCATTGTGGAATATGCGCACAACGATGAGATTTGCCTGCGTGACGAGCGCTACAAACTTGTATATATCCGGGGTAAAAGAGTGCGGGACGACGGTTACGACCCGGGGCGTCCGTTACCAGGCGTCACGATAAAACTCTTTGACCTCGCGAGTGATCCAGGCGAGTTTTACAATCTGGCCAACCGGCCAGAACATCAAGAGCGGATCAAGCGGTATCTCGACATTCTCGCCGAACACATCAAAAAGACAGAGCGTCATCCGGAGCAGCTTCCGCAGACCAACGATCCACTCGAGATCATCGAATATGGGGTGCAACCGCATGATGTGACCAGTGCTGAGGAATAA
- a CDS encoding S1C family serine protease translates to MHRTAIACLVSALAGGLLAWTLSARGQSQPHALPVHLAQNQGVPGARSGLVGQLLQSSTYSQSNLPSGTATIALEQTVSPWEQFLPPVGQYSPEELINIGVYERANKGVVNIRTKSIQGSAFFFMDIIAEGEGSGSVIDRQGHILTNYHVVENAQAISVTLFDGMAYDAQLVGADPPSDIAVLKINAPSEKLFPVVFGDSTDLKVGQRVFAIGNPFGLERTLTTGIISSLNRSLPNPRTKRTLKQMIQIDAAINPGNSGGPLLDSHGLMIGMNTAIASRTGESAGVGFAIPVNTIARVVPQLIRTGRVIRADAGILQVLETDQGVLLAVLKPGGAADRAGLQGFRIVKRTRRQGPLVFESTSIDRSTADLVIAIDGKPIKTVDDMLSILDTKRPGETAIFRIIRQGRTLDVPVQLDAEE, encoded by the coding sequence ATGCACCGGACAGCGATTGCTTGTCTTGTGAGTGCTTTGGCAGGAGGTCTTCTCGCATGGACTCTGTCGGCGCGAGGCCAAAGCCAACCTCACGCCCTGCCTGTTCATCTGGCGCAAAATCAGGGCGTACCAGGCGCTCGCTCGGGCCTCGTTGGACAACTGCTTCAGTCCAGCACGTACTCCCAGAGTAACCTTCCCAGCGGAACAGCAACCATTGCGCTCGAACAGACCGTCAGCCCCTGGGAACAGTTTTTGCCCCCGGTTGGACAGTATTCCCCAGAGGAGTTGATCAATATCGGCGTCTACGAACGGGCAAATAAAGGCGTCGTCAATATTCGTACGAAGAGCATCCAGGGCAGTGCCTTTTTCTTCATGGATATCATTGCCGAGGGAGAAGGCAGCGGTTCCGTCATCGACCGTCAGGGACACATCCTGACCAACTACCACGTCGTGGAGAACGCCCAGGCCATCTCGGTCACATTGTTCGATGGGATGGCCTATGACGCCCAGCTTGTTGGCGCCGATCCCCCCAGTGACATCGCCGTACTCAAGATCAACGCCCCCTCGGAAAAGCTCTTTCCGGTCGTGTTCGGGGATTCCACAGATCTGAAGGTGGGTCAGCGCGTCTTCGCGATCGGCAATCCTTTTGGACTGGAGCGAACCCTCACAACAGGCATTATCTCAAGCCTCAACCGTTCCCTGCCCAACCCGCGAACAAAGCGAACTCTCAAACAGATGATCCAAATTGATGCGGCCATTAACCCGGGAAATTCGGGTGGGCCACTTCTTGACAGTCATGGACTCATGATCGGCATGAATACGGCTATCGCCAGCCGAACAGGAGAGAGTGCCGGAGTGGGATTTGCGATTCCCGTCAACACAATTGCTCGGGTGGTTCCTCAGCTCATTCGCACCGGTAGAGTGATTCGCGCCGACGCCGGGATACTTCAGGTCCTGGAAACGGATCAAGGGGTGCTGCTGGCTGTTCTGAAACCGGGTGGTGCGGCTGACAGAGCCGGGCTTCAGGGATTTCGCATAGTCAAGCGAACTCGCCGCCAGGGGCCCCTGGTTTTTGAATCCACCAGCATCGACCGTTCGACAGCCGACCTGGTTATCGCCATCGATGGGAAACCGATAAAAACTGTAGACGATATGTTGAGTATTCTCGACACGAAACGGCCAGGAGAAACCGCGATCTTTCGCATAATACGGCAGGGGCGCACGCTGGACGTTCCGGTCCAACTGGATGCGGAGGAGTGA